One Nostoc sp. UHCC 0302 DNA window includes the following coding sequences:
- a CDS encoding 3'-5' exonuclease, translating to MKIQKADYYLIVDLEATCCENRSIPRREMEIIEIGAVMLNRATWKIDAEFQEFIQPVRHPQLTKFCTELTSIRQQDVDQASQFSEVISRFKEWIYSFPNYIFCSWGEYDKKQFIQDCAFHNIPYPFTPEHINIKKEFSEYLGVSKKFGMAEALNQLGIELKGTHHRGIDDARNIASIYKHIQTKNVAND from the coding sequence ATGAAAATTCAGAAAGCCGACTATTATCTCATAGTTGATCTGGAAGCTACGTGCTGTGAAAACCGAAGTATCCCGCGTCGCGAAATGGAGATAATTGAAATCGGCGCGGTGATGCTCAATCGAGCAACATGGAAAATTGATGCAGAATTTCAGGAATTCATTCAACCCGTAAGACATCCACAATTAACGAAATTTTGTACCGAATTAACTAGTATTCGGCAGCAAGATGTTGACCAAGCATCACAATTCTCTGAAGTAATTTCTCGTTTTAAAGAGTGGATTTACTCATTTCCCAATTATATTTTTTGCTCTTGGGGAGAGTACGATAAAAAGCAATTTATTCAAGATTGTGCTTTTCATAATATTCCCTATCCTTTTACGCCAGAACATATAAATATCAAAAAAGAGTTTTCAGAATATCTTGGTGTATCTAAGAAATTTGGTATGGCAGAGGCTCTCAATCAACTGGGAATAGAGTTAAAAGGAACACATCATCGCGGTATTGACGATGCTCGCAATATTGCATCTATCTATAAACATATTCAAACAAAAAACGTAGCTAATGATTGA
- a CDS encoding carbon dioxide-concentrating mechanism protein CcmK has protein sequence MTLALGMIEVYGVPAAVEAGDAMCKAARVTLVGYENTDLGRITVLIRGNVGEVNVAVAAGLKAVLRVDGGEVLSDRIIPRPHENLEYVLPIHRSADVEQFSADIRFPPPLSV, from the coding sequence ATGACATTGGCGCTGGGCATGATAGAAGTTTATGGAGTTCCCGCAGCAGTAGAAGCGGGAGATGCGATGTGTAAAGCTGCCCGCGTTACGCTTGTTGGCTATGAAAATACTGATTTGGGAAGAATTACTGTGTTGATTCGGGGAAATGTGGGCGAGGTGAATGTGGCTGTAGCCGCTGGATTAAAAGCGGTGTTGCGAGTTGATGGCGGCGAGGTACTTTCCGATCGCATTATTCCTCGTCCCCATGAGAATCTAGAATATGTTTTACCAATTCATCGCAGCGCCGATGTTGAACAGTTTAGTGCAGATATCCGGTTTCCCCCACCATTGTCAGTTTAG